One Coffea eugenioides isolate CCC68of unplaced genomic scaffold, Ceug_1.0 ScVebR1_1185;HRSCAF=1999, whole genome shotgun sequence genomic region harbors:
- the LOC113755091 gene encoding F-box protein At5g07610-like translates to MLPGGKSTKTSRFEPIENPRKISLNSTASSSTPLPSSPSKSIQEKQNDDIPLDTSFSSSPSASATIIARNEDLLTQILLKLPPKSLLRFQCVSKQWLSLISDPVFRRRHSSRIRRYPTTDFLFFSSDSYRNEIDLLSFSGDWVDSVGNVSSPLRYSLEGEILSLQSCNGLLCIQFMVNDISRELIVYNPTTCKHRSIPWPYAESIPLVIRYTNIAFDPVKSDYYKLVCVGVDLNGTFYRFLVYSSEAGVWSVSRDALGMDSDSAYYFGKGVLWNGDVHFLGSDCCTLCFDIENECLQPSTPRIPTNLEVVGRWDIRYFGETGGNLYVICLNKPKAMLFDVFALKRDYSQWVVKYRVDFAPLITCYPEMKNRGFHTPCFVVDKEGKKARIVILVEDKFIYYDIHGMFVKELVEVVPVYAEVGGWGDSTWYRWCEAYQHVDTLASV, encoded by the coding sequence ATGCTTCCCGGCGGCAAGTCTACCAAAACCTCCCGTTTTGAACCCATAGAAAACCCAAGAAAAATCTCCCTCAACTCCACTGCTTCCTCATCAACTCCCCTCCCTTCTTCGCCATCAAAATCCATCCAAGAAAAGCAAAACGATGACATCCCACTTGACACCTCTTTCTCATCCTCCCCATCAGCATCGGCAACCATCATAGCCAGGAATGAAGATCTCTTGACTCAAATTTTACTCAAATTACCGCCAAAATCCCTCCTCCGCTTCCAATGCGTCTCCAAGCAATGGCTCTCGCTTATTTCCGACCCCGTCTTCCGCCGCCGGCATTCGAGTAGGATCAGGCGCTACCCGACCACTGATTTCCTCTTTTTCAGTTCTGATAGCTACCGGAACGAGATTGATCTGCTGTCATTTTCCGGAGATTGGGTGGATTCAGTGGGAAATGTAAGTTCTCCTTTACGGTACTCGCTTGAAGGTGAGATTTTAAGCTTACAATCATGCAATGGATTGCTATGCATTCAGTTTATGGTGAATGATATTAGCCGAGAACTAATTGTGTACAACCCCACAACATGTAAGCATAGGAGTATCCCCTGGCCTTATGCGGAAAGCATTCCGCTTGTAATTCGGTACACTAATATAGCTTTTGACCCTGTAAAATCTGACTACTACAAACTTGTTTGTGTTGGTGTGGACCTTAATGGGACTTTTTACAGATTCTTGGTTTATTCGTCTGAAGCTGGGGTTTGGAGTGTTAGTAGGGATGCACTTGGGATGGATTCTGATAGTGCGTATTATTTTGGTAAAGGCGTGTTATGGAATGGGGACGTTCATTTCTTGGGAAGCGATTGTTGTACTCTATGCTTTGATATCGAAAATGAATGCCTACAACCATCCACGCCTCGAATTCCAACTAATTTGGAGGTTGTGGGCAGATGGGATATTAGGTATTTTGGGGAAACAGGGGGGAATTTGTATGTAATTTGTCTAAACAAGCCTAAAGCTATGCTGTTCGATGTTTTTGCACTGAAGAGGGACTACTCTCAATGGGTTGTGAAGTATCGTGTTGATTTTGCTCCCTTGATTACTTGTTATCCTGAGATGAAGAATCGTGGTTTCCATACGCCCTGTTTTGTTGTGGATAAGGAGGGAAAGAAAGCAAGGATTGTGATTTTGGTAGAGGATAAGTTCATTTATTACGATATTCATGGTATGTTTGTGAAGGAGCTTGTTGAAGTAGTGCCTGTGTATGCTGAGGTTGGTGGCTGGGGCGATAGCACGTGGTACAGATGGTGTGAAGCTTACCAACATGTTGATACACTTGCTTCGGTTTAA